A genome region from Synergistaceae bacterium includes the following:
- a CDS encoding glycosyltransferase, translating into MISIIFIRSPKAYLPEIDAYLSYFNNLKGFKALEFTSSKELASISEPFVLWEFKGFGRYKPRNCLLVHEYCSLSTPPFARIKNTLKVKWNTKPGLRVFLNQSVKNNLGFNDGIPFCFRDMGISKAFCNTNKNAKKEYDFVYVGSITKSRGIDRLLRAFCERPNGKLCLIGTPEVGIYRRYKQHKDIVFTGKVPYSEVPLIASKARYGINYIPNKQPYSLQTSTKLLEYLAVGLKVVTTDYQWVRTFEKQNECSFYKLYDSPLVFDLSEIESYDYVSNFRAEDYLWERVIKKSNIEQHLRGHGLFV; encoded by the coding sequence TTGATTAGCATTATATTTATTAGATCGCCTAAAGCATACCTCCCGGAAATCGATGCATACCTAAGCTACTTTAACAATCTCAAGGGCTTTAAAGCTCTAGAGTTCACTAGTTCCAAAGAACTGGCAAGCATATCAGAACCATTTGTATTATGGGAGTTCAAGGGATTCGGAAGATATAAACCTCGCAATTGTCTTCTTGTTCACGAGTATTGCTCTCTTTCTACACCTCCATTTGCCAGAATAAAAAACACCTTGAAAGTCAAATGGAACACGAAGCCGGGGTTGAGGGTTTTTTTAAACCAATCGGTAAAGAATAACCTTGGGTTTAATGACGGTATCCCTTTTTGTTTTAGAGACATGGGAATAAGCAAAGCCTTTTGTAACACCAATAAGAACGCAAAAAAAGAGTACGATTTCGTTTACGTCGGCTCTATCACAAAGAGCCGAGGCATTGATAGACTTCTTCGTGCGTTTTGTGAAAGACCCAACGGCAAGCTATGTCTCATAGGCACGCCGGAAGTCGGAATATACCGCCGTTACAAGCAGCACAAAGACATTGTTTTTACTGGGAAAGTACCCTATTCAGAAGTACCATTGATAGCATCAAAGGCCAGATACGGCATTAACTACATTCCGAATAAACAGCCTTACTCCTTGCAAACTTCAACTAAACTATTGGAATATCTTGCGGTTGGGCTTAAGGTGGTAACTACGGACTATCAATGGGTTAGGACCTTTGAAAAACAAAACGAGTGTTCGTTTTATAAACTCTATGACAGCCCCTTGGTTTTTGATTTATCAGAGATCGAGTCATATGATTATGTCTCTAATTTTCGCGCAGAAGACTATTTATGGGAACGAGTGATTAAAAAGTCGAACATCGAACAACATTTGAGGGGGCATGGGCTTTTTGTTTAA